Proteins from a genomic interval of Myxococcales bacterium:
- the smc gene encoding chromosome segregation protein SMC: MKIKKLEITGFKSFVDRTVVTFPDPITAIVGPNGCGKSNIVDAIRWCMGEQSAKHLRGRAMEDVIFAGSESRGPAGLAEVSLTFDARHIASDAAPGGVPWGVTGPEEIVITRRLHRDGTSEYLLGGVPCRLRDIVDFFLGTGVGTKAYSIIEQGRVGFIVSSKPEDRRTLIDEAAGITKYKAKKKQAERRMESTRQHLLRVSDIIGELDSRLRSLRLQAQKAERYKKYKGELRDLELWEASHRFLGHWAEDKTLTANREELGAEHEDKARTLEADEAQIGAERLLLSGESAELSAAKDALFELSNKAQLGMQRAQHYEDEARRLTEQAESASREVEELRARIEENREAIAELEFQLSSLADEAEQAQAVYAEQESVYESLRGELSRARQQVEEASRVAAAARTRIARAESEAEAAAARRQDFARRIEAVSAEDEDARSQLEAVEVEAVMLEERQGVIGARQGDLAARKLEGEQEQGRLKDDISRSEMHLETLREEAHRRRSRLESLREIEARYESFQRGVRAIMQRCAEPGQDAVGETRPWTLGGSVRGLVADIVQPPRDLETAVEAVLGDRLGNIVVESHEVGVEAISYLKERSEGRSSFIPMTLRTPQAPGEVVFDALGGGGVHHSPATTVWPVGEGIKGPLLELVGYDRQYDNVASYLLGDVLVVDSLDRALSLWRDQKTDHTLVTLEGEVIDPQGVVTGGAREAATSGILSQKREIRELEELVANIDRDFEAAMERHVALKQQLAEVVDRLQAVLAEDRELQMEKLAVGKDLDRIRRERDQFGARRRSLNASVEDLRKADTQAAERAEQLLSLLEEERVRAEEAERDSETRRAEAMELAERLDGMVEALSDLKVSASSATEKRASATATLERLRRETQEQTLRVERLTSSGSEQSERATVLGEDALRLREEASLQMAEAEARAREHAERQGALEERSSILARHEADTRALRQRVNQLTEMLSELSLRQQEVRLKRSAIEEQIQGRYRDVVLLDIVYDHHLRPPVGDEEADRMDQLRGLIERMGEINLTAIEESETLQKRFDFLTSQKDDLESALSQLETAIDKINKTSRLRFQEVFEAVNTKFQEVFPHLFGGGKAKLSLTNPEDMLETGVDIFANPPGKKISQNIELLSGGEKALTAVSLLFAIFLVKPSPFCILDEVDAPLDEANVGRFSEGIREMTDRSQFIVITHNKRTMEIADRLCGVTMEEPGVSKLVAVNLRGSQTGKARIATDTRPAEGADSAEAVPTSA; the protein is encoded by the coding sequence ATGAAAATAAAAAAACTCGAGATCACGGGCTTCAAATCCTTCGTCGACCGCACGGTCGTCACCTTCCCCGACCCGATCACGGCCATCGTAGGCCCGAACGGCTGTGGAAAGTCGAACATCGTCGACGCGATCCGTTGGTGCATGGGCGAGCAGTCCGCCAAGCACCTGCGGGGCCGCGCCATGGAAGACGTCATCTTTGCAGGCTCGGAGTCCCGGGGCCCTGCAGGGCTGGCCGAGGTGTCCTTGACCTTCGACGCCCGCCACATTGCCTCGGACGCCGCCCCGGGGGGCGTGCCCTGGGGGGTCACGGGGCCCGAAGAGATCGTGATCACCCGTCGCCTTCATCGGGACGGCACCAGCGAGTACCTGCTCGGAGGGGTGCCTTGTCGTTTGCGCGACATCGTCGACTTCTTTCTGGGCACGGGCGTGGGCACGAAGGCCTACTCCATCATCGAGCAGGGACGGGTGGGGTTCATCGTGTCCTCGAAGCCCGAAGATCGCCGAACGCTCATCGACGAAGCGGCTGGCATCACGAAGTACAAGGCCAAGAAGAAACAGGCTGAGCGTCGCATGGAGTCCACGCGACAGCACCTGCTGCGGGTCTCCGACATCATCGGTGAGCTCGACAGCCGGCTTCGGTCTTTGCGTCTGCAGGCGCAGAAGGCCGAGCGGTACAAGAAGTACAAGGGTGAGCTGCGAGACCTCGAGCTGTGGGAGGCTTCGCACCGCTTCCTCGGACACTGGGCGGAGGACAAGACCCTCACTGCCAACCGTGAGGAGCTGGGTGCCGAACACGAGGACAAGGCGCGGACGCTCGAGGCCGATGAGGCTCAAATCGGGGCCGAGCGTTTGCTCCTGTCGGGGGAGTCGGCTGAGCTTTCAGCTGCGAAAGATGCGCTTTTCGAGCTGTCGAACAAAGCCCAGCTCGGCATGCAGCGGGCTCAACACTACGAAGACGAAGCCCGTCGCCTGACCGAACAGGCCGAGAGCGCTTCGCGCGAAGTGGAGGAGCTCCGGGCGCGCATCGAAGAGAACCGTGAGGCGATCGCCGAGCTGGAGTTTCAGCTGTCATCGCTGGCGGACGAAGCCGAGCAGGCGCAGGCCGTCTACGCTGAGCAGGAATCCGTTTACGAAAGCCTTCGTGGCGAGCTGTCGCGTGCCCGCCAGCAGGTCGAAGAGGCCTCGCGGGTCGCCGCGGCGGCCCGAACGCGCATCGCGCGGGCGGAATCCGAAGCGGAAGCCGCTGCCGCCCGTCGTCAAGATTTCGCGCGCCGGATCGAGGCCGTTTCGGCCGAAGACGAAGACGCTCGCTCGCAGCTCGAGGCGGTGGAAGTCGAAGCGGTCATGCTCGAGGAGCGACAAGGCGTGATTGGGGCCCGACAAGGGGATCTCGCCGCCCGCAAGCTCGAGGGCGAGCAGGAGCAGGGTCGTCTCAAGGACGACATATCCCGGTCCGAAATGCATCTCGAGACGCTGCGTGAGGAGGCCCATCGCCGCCGCAGCCGCCTCGAGTCCTTGCGCGAGATCGAGGCTCGTTACGAGAGCTTTCAGCGGGGCGTGCGCGCCATCATGCAGCGCTGTGCTGAGCCCGGGCAAGACGCGGTGGGTGAAACGCGTCCCTGGACTCTGGGCGGCTCCGTACGCGGCCTCGTAGCCGACATCGTTCAACCCCCACGCGACCTCGAGACCGCCGTCGAGGCGGTGCTGGGTGATCGCCTCGGGAACATCGTGGTCGAGTCTCACGAGGTGGGGGTGGAAGCCATTTCCTACCTCAAGGAGCGGAGCGAAGGGCGCTCCAGCTTCATCCCGATGACCCTGCGCACACCGCAGGCACCGGGCGAGGTCGTGTTCGACGCCCTCGGCGGAGGCGGCGTGCATCACTCGCCCGCAACCACCGTCTGGCCCGTGGGCGAAGGCATCAAGGGACCCTTGCTCGAGCTGGTGGGATACGACCGCCAGTACGACAACGTGGCGTCGTACCTGCTGGGCGACGTGCTCGTGGTGGACAGTTTGGACCGCGCGCTGTCTCTGTGGCGGGACCAGAAGACCGACCACACGCTGGTGACCTTGGAAGGCGAGGTCATCGACCCGCAGGGCGTGGTCACCGGCGGAGCGCGTGAGGCCGCGACCAGCGGCATCTTGAGCCAAAAGCGCGAGATTCGTGAGCTCGAGGAACTCGTGGCCAACATCGACCGCGACTTCGAGGCGGCCATGGAGCGCCACGTGGCGCTCAAACAGCAGTTGGCCGAGGTGGTCGACCGCCTCCAGGCCGTGCTCGCGGAGGATCGGGAGCTCCAGATGGAGAAGCTGGCCGTGGGCAAGGATCTCGACCGGATTCGCCGGGAACGCGATCAGTTTGGCGCTCGCCGCCGCAGCCTGAACGCGAGCGTGGAAGATCTCCGCAAGGCCGATACGCAGGCGGCCGAGCGCGCTGAGCAGCTGCTATCCCTGCTCGAGGAAGAGCGCGTGAGAGCCGAAGAGGCCGAACGAGATTCTGAGACGCGGCGTGCGGAGGCCATGGAACTCGCCGAGCGTCTCGACGGAATGGTCGAGGCGCTGAGCGATCTGAAGGTATCGGCCTCCTCGGCGACGGAGAAGCGGGCCAGTGCGACCGCCACGCTCGAGCGGCTGCGCCGGGAGACGCAGGAACAGACCTTGCGCGTCGAGCGGCTGACCTCGAGCGGCAGCGAGCAGTCCGAGCGTGCGACCGTGCTGGGCGAGGACGCCCTGCGCCTGCGCGAGGAGGCTTCCCTGCAAATGGCGGAGGCCGAGGCGCGGGCGCGAGAGCATGCAGAGCGGCAGGGGGCCCTGGAAGAGCGCAGCTCAATCTTGGCTCGGCATGAAGCCGATACACGGGCCCTGCGGCAACGGGTCAACCAGCTCACCGAAATGCTCTCGGAGCTGTCGCTTCGCCAACAGGAGGTTCGCCTCAAACGTTCCGCAATCGAGGAGCAGATCCAGGGTCGCTACCGCGACGTGGTCCTTCTCGACATCGTCTACGACCATCACCTCCGGCCTCCCGTGGGCGACGAAGAGGCAGACCGCATGGACCAGCTGCGCGGCCTCATCGAGCGTATGGGGGAGATCAACCTGACCGCCATCGAAGAGTCGGAGACGCTCCAGAAGCGCTTCGATTTCCTCACCAGCCAGAAGGACGATCTCGAATCGGCTTTGTCGCAGCTCGAGACAGCGATCGACAAGATCAACAAAACCTCGCGGTTGCGGTTCCAGGAGGTGTTCGAGGCGGTGAATACGAAATTCCAGGAAGTTTTCCCCCACCTCTTCGGAGGCGGAAAAGCCAAGCTATCGCTCACCAACCCCGAAGACATGTTGGAGACAGGCGTGGACATTTTCGCCAACCCGCCTGGAAAAAAGATTAGCCAAAACATCGAGCTGCTCTCCGGCGGTGAGAAGGCTCTGACCGCCGTGTCTCTGCTGTTCGCCATCTTCCTCGTCAAGCCGTCGCCTTTCTGCATCCTGGACGAGGTGGATGCGCCACTCGATGAGGCGAACGTGGGTCGCTTCTCGGAAGGCATCCGGGAGATGACGGACCGCTCGCAGTTCATCGTCATCACGCACAACAAGCGGACCATGGAGATCGCCGACCGGCTCTGCGGTGTGACGATGGAAGAGCCCGGCGTCTCCAAGCTGGTCGCCGTGAACCTCCGGGGTTCCCAGACCGGTAAGGCCCGTATCGCGACGGACACGAGGCCTGCCGAAGGTGCCGATTCCGCGGAGGCGGTGCCCACCTCGGCCTGA
- a CDS encoding YfhL family 4Fe-4S dicluster ferredoxin — MATHITEECINCGACEPECPNEAISEGDDIYVIDPNLCTECVGFHDHEACQAVCPVECCLPDPKRPETEADLLVRAQKLHPDQTFPALDVLPASLSRFRKA; from the coding sequence ATGGCCACCCATATCACCGAAGAATGCATCAACTGCGGCGCTTGCGAACCCGAGTGCCCGAACGAAGCCATTAGCGAGGGCGATGACATCTACGTCATCGACCCGAACCTCTGCACCGAGTGCGTGGGCTTCCACGACCACGAGGCATGCCAGGCTGTCTGCCCGGTCGAATGCTGTTTGCCCGACCCGAAGCGGCCCGAAACGGAAGCCGATCTCCTCGTCCGCGCCCAAAAGCTGCATCCCGACCAGACCTTCCCGGCACTGGACGTTTTGCCAGCATCCCTGTCACGTTTCCGCAAAGCCTGA
- a CDS encoding peptidyl-prolyl cis-trans isomerase, translated as MPSNTGDDRSIPLAVWVVVALHVGLGACRKAPSDEPLSAPPTSYGPRSPGDGVVARVGRVAVFQSDVKRQAEATGASPREALDVLVTLEALAARAEARGLANDEPARLAMKQVMAQLYLQREFETGIGPSDIPRPVLQEVYGRMKDGFVHSRLVRVAMLDLYAFERQGPEQRSRARVWAQELTEELSRRSAHSPEAWRSLTQEPLWSERHLKLGVTWQTDDQPYSKTVGEAVQKLTAPGEMTPVIEDAAGFHVALYLGERSARHTPFEEAEDELRRSILGPWRQRHFMETTDELGRQARVVVTPDPLVKTSLR; from the coding sequence GTGCCGTCGAACACCGGAGACGATCGAAGCATCCCGCTCGCCGTGTGGGTGGTCGTGGCCCTCCACGTTGGCCTCGGGGCCTGCCGAAAAGCGCCCTCCGACGAGCCGCTCTCAGCCCCGCCCACGAGCTACGGTCCGCGGAGCCCAGGTGACGGGGTGGTGGCTCGCGTCGGCAGGGTCGCCGTTTTCCAATCGGACGTGAAACGGCAGGCAGAAGCCACGGGAGCGAGCCCGAGGGAAGCCCTCGACGTGTTGGTCACTCTGGAAGCTCTCGCCGCCCGAGCTGAAGCCCGCGGACTGGCCAACGACGAGCCGGCGCGGCTCGCCATGAAGCAAGTCATGGCTCAGCTCTACCTACAACGGGAATTTGAGACCGGAATCGGCCCCAGCGATATACCGAGGCCCGTCCTGCAGGAGGTCTATGGACGCATGAAGGACGGCTTCGTGCATTCGCGCCTCGTGCGCGTGGCCATGCTGGATCTCTACGCGTTCGAGCGGCAGGGACCAGAGCAGCGGAGCCGAGCCCGGGTCTGGGCACAAGAGCTGACCGAGGAGCTTTCGCGACGCAGCGCTCACTCTCCCGAGGCCTGGCGCTCGCTGACCCAGGAGCCGTTGTGGTCCGAGCGTCACCTCAAGCTCGGTGTGACCTGGCAGACGGATGACCAACCCTACTCGAAAACCGTGGGAGAGGCGGTCCAGAAGCTGACGGCCCCGGGAGAGATGACTCCCGTCATCGAGGACGCGGCAGGATTTCACGTTGCCCTCTACCTGGGAGAGCGGTCGGCCCGTCATACCCCGTTCGAGGAGGCCGAAGACGAGCTCCGAAGGTCGATTCTGGGGCCCTGGCGGCAACGGCACTTCATGGAAACGACCGATGAGCTCGGCCGGCAAGCACGCGTCGTGGTGACGCCTGACCCGCTCGTCAAGACCAGCTTGCGTTGA
- the cmk gene encoding (d)CMP kinase, translating into MSETQSPFVVTIDGPAGAGKSTTARLLAHTLGFVFLDTGAIYRTVALVARQRGVSWDDAESLGRLAAALELRFENNRAAEEYGTRIIADGLDVTNEIRSPEISQGASRVSAHGPVREALLGLQRRVAAGGAVVAEGRDTGTVVFPDARAKFYLNADARVRAERRAAELASRGVHVSVDDTLADILERDARDAGRAVAPLRRADDALEIDTGHQGPAEVVARMVGVVRLRGG; encoded by the coding sequence ATGAGCGAGACGCAGAGCCCCTTCGTCGTTACCATCGACGGCCCTGCAGGAGCGGGAAAGTCCACGACCGCCCGCCTCCTCGCGCATACCCTGGGTTTCGTGTTTTTGGACACGGGGGCCATCTATAGGACCGTGGCGCTCGTCGCACGCCAGCGAGGCGTCTCTTGGGACGACGCCGAATCGCTCGGGCGCCTGGCGGCCGCACTCGAGCTGAGGTTCGAGAATAACCGGGCAGCGGAAGAGTACGGCACGCGGATCATTGCCGATGGCCTGGACGTGACGAACGAGATTCGTTCGCCCGAAATCTCCCAGGGCGCCTCGCGGGTCTCCGCCCACGGCCCCGTTCGGGAGGCCCTGCTGGGCCTCCAACGCCGCGTGGCCGCCGGAGGCGCGGTGGTGGCCGAGGGGCGCGACACCGGGACGGTGGTTTTCCCTGACGCCCGCGCGAAGTTTTACCTGAACGCCGATGCACGGGTGCGGGCCGAGCGAAGGGCGGCCGAGCTGGCGTCCCGGGGCGTGCACGTGTCCGTCGACGACACGCTGGCGGACATCTTGGAGCGCGACGCACGGGACGCAGGTCGCGCGGTTGCCCCGTTGCGCCGGGCCGACGACGCCCTCGAGATCGATACGGGGCACCAAGGCCCAGCCGAGGTGGTCGCGCGCATGGTCGGCGTGGTCAGGCTCCGCGGCGGGTAG
- a CDS encoding 30S ribosomal protein S1 — translation MASIQETNLPEEENFAALLEDFFREDNLKEGDIVKGRVIQVGKEFVVVDIGYKSEGTIPLHEFSDAEGKSDVKAGDEVDVFLEAREDENGLCILSKEKADRLKVWDEISAACERDELIEGTISARVKGGLSVTIRGGVKAFLPGSQVDLRPVRNLDIYLGQQHRFKVIKFNKKRGNIVLSRRVLLEKERADLKEQTLDRIKEGQIVEGVVKNLTEYGAFIDLGGIDGLLHITDMSWGRVTHPSELFQVGDHVRVKVLKFNSETERVSLGLKQMSEDPWTNAAEKYPPGTVVRGKVVSLKDYGAFIELEQGIEGLVHVSEMSWTRRVKHPSKVFAIGDMVEAVVLDIDPTQNRISLGIKQLEPNPFATLKEKYPPGTVVRGTVRNIADFGIFVEIEEGIDGLVHISDLSWTQRVKHPSELFQKGEEVEAVVLNIEFDGEKPKVSLGIKQLVPDPWDRIPYDYTSGKIVECKVLKVLDFGAFVEIERGVEGLIHVSEFSDERVEDAKTFVKPGDTLKAEIISVDTAERKIGLSFRGASRAEELADVQGFTGGVPTATLGDVMREKLAGLAAASKKSKE, via the coding sequence ATGGCTTCAATTCAAGAGACCAACCTCCCCGAGGAAGAGAACTTCGCAGCCCTGCTGGAAGACTTCTTCCGTGAAGACAACCTGAAGGAGGGTGACATCGTCAAAGGACGGGTCATTCAGGTTGGCAAGGAATTCGTGGTCGTCGACATCGGCTACAAGTCCGAAGGCACCATCCCCCTGCACGAGTTTTCGGACGCAGAGGGAAAGTCGGACGTCAAGGCGGGGGACGAAGTCGACGTGTTCCTCGAGGCCCGCGAGGACGAAAACGGACTCTGCATCCTGTCCAAGGAAAAGGCCGATCGCCTCAAGGTGTGGGACGAGATTTCGGCAGCCTGTGAGCGCGACGAGCTCATCGAAGGCACCATCAGCGCCCGCGTGAAGGGTGGCCTGTCGGTCACGATCCGCGGCGGCGTGAAGGCCTTTTTGCCCGGCTCGCAGGTGGATCTGCGCCCCGTGCGCAACCTGGACATCTACCTTGGCCAGCAGCACCGCTTCAAGGTCATCAAGTTCAACAAGAAGCGCGGCAACATCGTGCTCTCGCGTCGTGTGCTGCTCGAAAAAGAGCGCGCCGATCTCAAAGAGCAGACGCTCGACCGGATCAAGGAAGGTCAGATCGTCGAGGGTGTGGTCAAGAACCTCACCGAGTACGGCGCCTTCATCGATCTCGGCGGCATCGACGGCCTCCTGCACATCACGGATATGTCGTGGGGACGCGTTACGCATCCCTCCGAGCTCTTCCAGGTGGGCGACCACGTGCGCGTCAAGGTGCTCAAGTTCAACAGCGAGACGGAGCGTGTCTCGTTGGGCCTCAAGCAGATGAGCGAGGATCCTTGGACGAACGCAGCCGAGAAGTACCCGCCCGGCACGGTCGTGCGCGGCAAGGTCGTTTCGCTCAAGGATTACGGCGCCTTCATCGAGCTCGAACAGGGCATCGAGGGCCTGGTGCACGTCTCCGAGATGTCCTGGACCCGGCGCGTGAAGCACCCGTCGAAGGTCTTTGCGATCGGCGACATGGTGGAAGCGGTGGTGCTGGACATCGACCCCACGCAGAACCGCATCAGCCTCGGCATCAAGCAGCTCGAGCCCAATCCGTTCGCCACGCTCAAGGAGAAGTACCCTCCGGGCACGGTCGTACGGGGAACGGTTCGCAACATCGCCGACTTCGGTATCTTCGTCGAGATCGAAGAGGGCATCGATGGCCTGGTCCACATCTCGGACCTGTCCTGGACCCAGCGGGTCAAGCACCCCTCCGAGCTCTTCCAAAAAGGCGAAGAGGTCGAGGCCGTGGTTCTCAATATCGAGTTCGACGGAGAGAAGCCGAAGGTGTCCTTGGGCATCAAGCAGCTCGTGCCCGATCCGTGGGATCGGATTCCCTACGACTACACCTCGGGCAAGATCGTGGAGTGCAAGGTCCTCAAGGTGCTCGACTTCGGTGCCTTCGTGGAAATCGAGCGCGGCGTCGAAGGCCTCATTCACGTGTCCGAGTTCTCGGACGAGCGCGTGGAGGATGCCAAGACCTTCGTCAAGCCTGGTGACACGCTGAAGGCCGAGATCATCTCGGTGGATACGGCTGAGCGCAAGATTGGCTTGTCCTTCCGCGGCGCGAGCCGCGCCGAGGAGCTGGCCGACGTGCAGGGCTTTACCGGCGGCGTGCCCACGGCAACGCTCGGCGACGTCATGCGTGAGAAGCTGGCGGGCCTGGCCGCAGCCTCGAAGAAGAGCAAAGAGTAA
- a CDS encoding AI-2E family transporter, with amino-acid sequence MAWFKRFAKLWGFALFCLFVVYFFRHIALPFVFAILVAYLLAPVVDRMCRVTLGGRQVSRGGAVALLYAVMLMILGAGVSFVIPRLSGDFARLFREAPALFERVNQEYLPRVGAWVDRNLGAGDEEPATISGRPPEPGTPPDDTFVEPMADGRYRLRLGELSSRLSFQIRKGEEEGTYLVAPYRPHEVDRVTGGRWERSIKRWLEEKVRGTEDETRRALEYGKKFVTATVNGLWKLTLVLMLAAFILIDLERVRGFIRSLVPESYRSDYDRIARGVDRGLSGVIRGQLTICVINGGLTYVGLLIFKVKYPLLLAGIATVMSLIPIFGSFLSSIPIVAIAIMSRGEFDVMLGVYVAGWIVFIHLIEANFLNPKILGTSARIHPVLVVFALVAGEHTYGLVGALFAVPVLSIVQTVFIYLRRQQGHEDEPDGDDGPFPGQPAPSGRLGAA; translated from the coding sequence ATGGCGTGGTTCAAGCGGTTCGCGAAGCTTTGGGGCTTCGCCCTCTTTTGCCTCTTCGTGGTCTATTTCTTCAGGCACATCGCGCTGCCTTTCGTATTTGCGATCCTGGTGGCCTACCTTTTGGCCCCCGTGGTCGATCGCATGTGCCGGGTCACCCTTGGGGGGCGACAGGTGTCTCGCGGGGGGGCGGTGGCTTTGCTTTACGCTGTGATGCTCATGATCCTGGGCGCCGGTGTTTCGTTCGTCATCCCGCGGCTTTCAGGGGATTTCGCCCGCCTTTTTCGCGAGGCTCCAGCGCTCTTCGAACGGGTCAATCAGGAGTACCTTCCCCGCGTCGGCGCCTGGGTGGATCGCAACCTCGGGGCGGGCGACGAGGAGCCCGCGACCATCTCCGGGCGGCCGCCGGAACCCGGGACTCCTCCCGACGATACGTTTGTGGAGCCAATGGCCGATGGTCGGTATCGGCTGCGTCTGGGGGAGCTGAGCAGCCGATTGAGTTTTCAGATCCGAAAGGGAGAAGAGGAGGGGACCTACTTGGTAGCTCCCTATCGCCCCCACGAGGTGGACCGGGTGACGGGCGGGCGTTGGGAGCGCTCCATCAAGCGCTGGCTCGAGGAGAAAGTCAGGGGGACTGAGGACGAGACCCGCCGTGCGCTCGAGTACGGGAAAAAATTCGTTACCGCCACGGTCAATGGCCTGTGGAAGCTGACACTGGTGTTGATGCTGGCCGCCTTCATCCTGATCGACTTGGAGAGGGTGCGGGGGTTCATTCGTTCGTTGGTGCCCGAAAGCTATCGCTCCGACTATGATCGCATCGCCCGCGGTGTCGACCGGGGGCTGTCGGGCGTGATCAGGGGCCAGCTCACGATCTGCGTGATCAACGGTGGGCTCACCTACGTGGGTTTGCTGATCTTCAAGGTCAAGTACCCGTTGCTGCTTGCGGGCATCGCGACGGTCATGAGTCTGATTCCGATCTTTGGCTCGTTCTTGTCGAGCATTCCGATCGTCGCCATTGCCATCATGTCGCGCGGCGAGTTCGACGTGATGCTGGGCGTTTACGTCGCGGGCTGGATCGTGTTCATTCACCTCATCGAAGCAAACTTTCTCAATCCAAAGATTTTGGGCACCTCGGCGCGCATTCATCCCGTGTTGGTGGTCTTCGCCTTGGTCGCGGGAGAACACACCTATGGACTCGTGGGTGCGCTCTTCGCCGTACCCGTTCTCTCGATCGTGCAGACGGTATTCATCTACCTGCGTCGTCAGCAAGGCCACGAAGATGAGCCTGACGGAGACGACGGACCGTTCCCGGGACAGCCTGCCCCCTCCGGACGCCTGGGCGCCGCCTGA
- a CDS encoding 7-carboxy-7-deazaguanine synthase QueE codes for MRITEIYTSVQGETQYAGLPCTLIRTTGCDLRCTYCDTAYSFHGGKDMSVDEIVAEAESLGPKLVLLTGGEPLLQRDIVALSERLLALGFDVMIETGGAHPVGALPAAVAKIVDVKTPSSAESHRNHPKALEGLGPRDAVKFVLGDEADYVWSKDFIQQRDLAARVQVLLSPVHGKLDPRQLVSWMLRDRLQARLNLQLHKYIWGADVQGV; via the coding sequence ATGCGCATCACCGAGATTTACACCAGCGTCCAGGGGGAAACGCAGTACGCGGGCCTTCCCTGCACCTTGATTCGCACGACGGGCTGCGACCTTCGCTGCACCTATTGTGACACCGCCTATTCCTTTCATGGCGGCAAAGACATGTCTGTCGACGAGATCGTCGCCGAGGCCGAGTCTCTGGGCCCCAAGTTGGTCTTGCTGACAGGAGGTGAGCCGCTGCTCCAGCGAGACATCGTTGCCCTCTCGGAGCGTCTCCTGGCGCTGGGATTCGACGTCATGATCGAGACGGGAGGGGCGCATCCGGTGGGCGCGCTGCCTGCCGCCGTCGCGAAAATCGTGGACGTGAAGACACCCTCGTCGGCGGAGTCGCACCGCAACCATCCCAAGGCGCTCGAGGGGCTGGGCCCGAGGGACGCCGTGAAGTTCGTGCTGGGAGACGAAGCTGATTACGTGTGGAGCAAAGATTTCATTCAACAGAGGGACCTGGCCGCGCGGGTCCAGGTGTTGCTCTCACCCGTCCACGGGAAGCTCGATCCACGGCAGCTCGTTTCGTGGATGTTGCGGGACCGGCTTCAGGCCCGACTGAACCTCCAGCTCCACAAATACATCTGGGGCGCTGACGTACAGGGTGTGTGA
- a CDS encoding tetratricopeptide repeat protein translates to MATTSALLTGLACASRPKRDPDQSYKLFQVAVSSYEANRLEAAVGELEQALKADPQNAEAHNMLGIIALRQGADFEAQIESLSCVRGSDAELVRQDATLEFRKARGEFEAAAALEPDFADAWNNLSVAALNLQDWDLAARAALSALKVGTYGEPHVARGNLGWAYFHKGELQKAWRELQDAVARQPGFCVGRYRLAKVLVERGQVADADEHLAVIVADARCPIQEAFLLAGMVAQKRSDTDRAVELFERCTQLGAKSCVAGECRRYAEMIQR, encoded by the coding sequence TTGGCAACCACGAGCGCCCTGTTGACGGGGCTTGCCTGCGCTTCGCGGCCCAAGCGGGACCCGGACCAGTCGTACAAGCTCTTCCAGGTCGCCGTCAGCTCTTACGAGGCGAACCGCCTGGAGGCGGCCGTGGGCGAGCTCGAGCAGGCCCTCAAGGCGGACCCCCAGAATGCCGAGGCGCATAACATGCTCGGCATCATTGCCCTGCGTCAAGGTGCCGATTTTGAAGCGCAAATCGAGTCTCTGAGCTGCGTGCGGGGCTCAGACGCTGAGCTCGTGCGTCAGGACGCGACGCTCGAGTTCAGGAAGGCCCGGGGCGAATTCGAGGCGGCAGCTGCGCTCGAGCCCGATTTTGCGGACGCCTGGAACAATCTTTCCGTGGCTGCCCTGAACCTGCAGGACTGGGACCTCGCGGCGCGTGCGGCGCTGAGCGCCCTGAAAGTAGGCACCTACGGGGAACCCCACGTGGCAAGGGGAAACCTGGGGTGGGCGTATTTCCACAAGGGCGAGCTCCAAAAGGCATGGCGTGAGCTTCAAGACGCGGTGGCCCGTCAGCCTGGCTTTTGCGTGGGTCGTTACCGACTGGCCAAGGTGCTGGTGGAGCGAGGCCAGGTGGCCGACGCCGACGAGCATCTGGCCGTCATCGTGGCGGACGCACGATGTCCGATACAAGAGGCTTTCCTGTTGGCGGGAATGGTGGCACAAAAGCGCAGCGATACGGATCGGGCGGTGGAGTTGTTCGAGCGGTGTACCCAGCTCGGAGCCAAGAGCTGCGTGGCGGGTGAGTGCAGACGTTACGCCGAGATGATTCAACGATGA
- a CDS encoding helix-turn-helix domain-containing protein: MVRTGDERHFGAFLREARERQKISAAEVAESIKISQSCLAALERAAWDELPPEIFVRGFVKTYARILGVNEGEPLNLLDREVSARRRSDDELQVPVVSGATHELLPVDAPPVDPDIARRPVGLALFVVIVLVISIVALSYLLHQPAPPGEGLSWGPSQPCEVAGGQGTPRPVLDPRA; encoded by the coding sequence ATGGTGCGAACTGGGGACGAAAGACACTTTGGCGCGTTTTTGCGCGAGGCGCGGGAGCGTCAGAAGATTTCGGCTGCCGAGGTCGCGGAATCCATCAAAATCTCGCAGAGCTGCCTCGCGGCCCTCGAACGTGCGGCGTGGGATGAGCTGCCGCCCGAGATTTTCGTGCGGGGCTTCGTCAAGACGTATGCCCGTATCCTGGGTGTAAACGAAGGGGAACCGCTCAACCTTCTGGACCGGGAGGTCTCGGCTCGGCGGCGATCGGATGACGAGTTGCAGGTTCCGGTGGTGTCCGGCGCCACGCACGAGCTTTTGCCCGTCGATGCTCCCCCTGTTGACCCAGACATCGCCCGCCGACCTGTGGGACTGGCGCTGTTCGTTGTCATTGTGTTGGTCATCTCGATCGTCGCGCTGTCGTATCTGCTTCATCAGCCAGCGCCTCCCGGGGAAGGGCTGAGCTGGGGGCCCTCCCAGCCTTGCGAGGTCGCAGGCGGACAGGGCACCCCTCGTCCAGTCCTCGATCCACGGGCCTGA